The window CATAAGTTCGAGTACGCCCCGCTGGCCGAAGCGCAGTCCCTGCCTCGGCTCTGTTACGGCGTCGCCATAGCCGTCGGCACAGTCGCGACCATGGCTCTGAACTTTACCCAGACCGGTTCGGTCTTCATCCGATAAGCAGGGAGGGAAGCCATGAGTAAGTCCACCCGCGCACTCATTCAGATAGCACTGGCGCTTATGCTGGCCATGGCCGCTGGAGTCCTCATCTTCATGTGGACCAGCAAGGTCACCAAGCAGCCTACGCAGATTGCCGCCAAGGTCGAGACCGTTAACGTGGTCGTGGCCAAGGTCGTCCTGCGCCGCGGCGTCAAGCTCACTCCCGAGATGCTGGACATCAAGGGTTTCACTCCTGACTCCCGTCCCGGCGGCGCTTTCGGTTCCGTAGAAGAAGTTGTCGGCCGCGTGCTCAACATGGACGTCGGCATCAACGACGCCGTCACCGCGTCCAAGCTGGCAGACCCGTCCGTCATGGGCGGCGGTGTTTCCGCCCTCATCGAACCGGGCAAGCGCGCCATGTCGGTCAAGGGTAATGAAGTAATGGGTCTGGCCGGATTCGTTCGCCCCGGCGACCGTGTGGACGTCATCGTCTCCATGACCATGGGACAGTATGACAACCCCGTCACCAAGCTGGTGCTGGAACGCGTCAAGGTGCTGGCCACCGGAACCGAACTCTCCCCGCCCGACGCTGAAGGCAAGACCGCATCTGTTGACGTGTACACCCTGGAGCTGACTCCCAAGGAAAGTGAACGCCTCGCCCTCGCCGCCACCCACGGTACCCTGAATTTCGCACTGCGCAATGAGCAGGACGACGCCAAGGTCCTGACCACCGGTGCCACCAAGAAGAAGACGATCGCAGCACTCCGTCCCAAGGCCAAGCCCCGTCCCAAGCAGCTCAAGCGCAACATAGTCAAGGTCGAAGTCATCACCGGTGGCGACAGCAAGACCTTGAAGTTTTAGGAGGCGGCCATGTCCAGAGTATTCCACACCATAAATATCTTCATCCTCACCGCCATGCTGGTGGGCCTGATCAACGGCCTCGCTCATGCCGACGTGGAGATCATGAACTCCGAGGCTCCGGGTGTCATCCGCATCGTGCTGGACAAGTCCACCATCCTCAATACGGATCGTCCCATTTCCCGCGTCTCTTTGGCGCAGCCCGGCGCAGCCTCCATCGTGGTGCTGTCTCCCACCCAAATTTATATTACCGGCCAGGAACTCGGTACTACCACCCTGACCCTGTGGCAGGGCAAGAATGTCTCCGCAGTATATGATTTGGTCATCACCCCGGACGTTACCCGCCTCAAGAGAATGATCCACGAGATCCTGCCCGAGGAAAAGGGCATCCAGGTGCTCTCCTCCGGCGAATCCATCACCCTGTCCGGCACCGTGACCAACACCGGCAACCTGACCAGCGTCCTGTCGCTGGCCGAAGCAGAAGCACCGGAAAAGGTCGTTAACCTCCTGCGAGTGGGCGGCGTCCAGCAGGTAATGCTCGAAGTCCGCGTGGCCGAGATGAGCCGCACCGCCATGAAGCGCATGGGCGTCAACCTCGCAGCCACCTTCTCCAACTTCACCATGTACTCCTTCCTGAACAACCTCACCTCCCTTGGAAGGCAGACCTCCGGTCTGGGCGCGGTGAACTACATTGAACTGACCGAAAAGATCAACGGCGTGGTCCAGTACTCCAGCGGCAACATCGCCGTGAACGGTCTGCTGGACGCGCTCAAGGCCCACGGTCTGGCCCGCGTGCTGGCCGAGCCCAACTTGACCTGCGTATCCGGTGAGTCTGCCGACTTCCTGGTGGGTGGCGAGATCCCGATCCCCATTCCGAGCACCTTCGGTGTAGGCATCGAGTTCAAGCCCTTCGGTATCGGCCTTGAGTTCACCCCCACGGTCCTGTCCTCCGGTTCCATCAACCTGATGGTCAGCCCCGAGGTATCCGAACTCGATTACACCAACGCCCTCCGTTACGAAGGCTTCGAGATTCCGGCGCTGACCACCCGCAAGGCCACCACGGTCATCGATCTGGCCGACGGTCAGTCCTTTGCCATCGCCGGCCTGATCTCCGAATCTCTCAAGGAAAACAACCACCGCTTCCCGATCCTGGGCGATGTCCCTGTCCTCGGTTCCCTATTCCGCAGTTCCGACTTTGAAAAGAACAAGACCGAGTTGGTCATCATCGTCACCGCCCGCCTTGCCAAGCCCATCGATCTGGATCGCCAGACCCTGCCGGGCCAGAACTTCAAGGAACCCAGCGACTACGAATTCTACATGCTCGGTCTGCTGGAAGGTCAGGAAGACAAGAAGTCCGTGGTTCAGGCCAAGAACATCAACAAGCCCGCCGCAGGCACCGTGGTTCGCCCGGAAAACGGCTTCGACGGCGACTTTGGCCACTCCTGGCCCAAGTAAGGAGTAATGACATGAAGAATATGCTCATTCACCTCGCACTCATCGGCATCATGTTGCAGGCCGGTTGTTCCATCGCTCAGGTGGATCACAAGGAATCCACGCTCCCCTTCGGTAGTTCGGTCAAGTTGGCTATCAGCCAGCAGACCCTGAACCCGGAAGCGGGCACCGATGCCCCGGTAGTTGGCATTGACGGCCGCTACGCACAGAAGGTGGCAGAGAAGTATAACGAAGGCCCCAGAACCGAGGCCAAGGATGGACAGTCCATTTCCGGGCTGATCGTGGAGAGCAAGTAGCATGAAGCGGTACGCACCTCACTGCTGGCGAGAACTCGCCTTCATGGGTGCCATGACCGCGCTCCTGCTGTTCAACCTGACATTTTTCGACATCGTGCCGTTTCAGGGAGATGAAACGGGAACGACCGGGGCCGCAAGCCTCGTAAGCAGATAAAGGTAATCCGGGGAAAGGGGGAACCATGAACAACCGAATCATACCGGTCACACTCGCTCTCAATGACCGCGAAGAGCAAAAGAAGCTGGAACGCATGATCGCATCCAGTTACATGGTCCGACTGGCGGACGAAGACGCCGACGAGATGGGCGTGCTCATCTACGAGCCCGGCGACTCCGTGGACGAAGACTTCCCGCACATCATCCATGCCCTCGAATCCGGCAACGCCGAAGACGTATTTCTGGCTGGCGACCATGCCGACCCGGACCTGCTGATCCGCGCCATGCGCAGCGGCATCCGTGAATTTCTCCAGTTCCCCATCGAAGAGAACGACTTCCGCGCCGCCATCATGCGTACGGCCATGCGCGGCAGCCTCGAATCCGACGAGCACGAACGCGGCAAGATCATCACCGTACTGGGCGGCAAGTCCGGACTCGGCACCACCACCACGGCAGTGAACCTGGCCTGGGCGCTGAACAAGCGCGCCCCCGGTCGCACCCTGCTGCTGGATCTGCGCCGTCCCTCCGGCGAAGTCCCCTACTTCCTCGACCTCAAGTACGAATACAACTGGGGCGCACTGACCGAAGATATTTCCCGACTGGACGCCACGTATCTCCACTCCGTCGTCGCGGAACACGAATCCGGCCTCAACGTGCTGCCCGGCCCCACCGGCGGCGACAAGCCCGATTCCCAGTCCATGCAGCTCATCATGGAACAGCTCCGCCGCATCTACGACTTCGTGATCGTGGACACCGCATATCCGGACGACGAAGTATTACCCCGCGAAGTAGAGCAGGCCGACCACATCCTCATCGTCATGCAGCTCTCACTGCCCTGTATCGCTCGCAGCTCCCGTCTCATGGATTCCATTCGCGCACAGGACCCGGACGCCGAACGTCGCATGCAGCTCATCGCCACCCGCGTGCCCAAGGATTCTACCATTTCAATCAGCGATGCCTCTGACGTACTGTCCCGCGACATCCCCTGGACCATTGGGGAAGACGCCTCCTCGGCCCTGTCCGCGCTGAACCAGGGGACCCCGCTTCTCGACGCATACCCCAAGTCTCAGGCCGCCAAGGCAATCATGGATCTGGCCGACTCGCTGGATCACCGCAAGGAAGAGCAGAAGAAGAGCTTCCGCCTGCCGTTTGCCTCCCTGTTCCGTCGCAAGAAGAAGGGCGCGGTTAATGACACCCTCGCAGGAGCAGCATCATGAGCCTCGCCGCACGCCTGAACCGCAAGTCTGCCAAGTCCGCCAAGTCCGGCCCGGTGCCCGCAAACACCAAGTCCGGCTCCAAGAAGGGCAAGACCGAACTGGCTGACCACTATTTCGACGTCAAGACGCGTATCCACGACCGTCTCATCGACATGATCGACCTCTCGCTGCTGGACTCCCTCAGCGAGACCGAGATGCGTTCCGAGATCGCCAAGGTGGCTGAAGGGCTGCTGTGGGAAGAATTCCAGAACGCGCCCCTGAACCTTGCCGAACGCAAGCGTATGCTCTCCGAGATTCAGGATGAGGTCATCGGCCTCGGACCGCTCGAACCCTACGTCAAGGACCCCACGGTCAACGATATTCTGGTCAATGGATTCAATCAGGTTTACGTGGAGCGTTCCGGCAAGCTGGAACTGACCCCGGCCCGTTTCAAGGATGACGATCACCTGCGCAAGATCATCGACCGCATTGTCTCGCTGGTGGGACGCCGCATCGATGAATCCCAGCCTCTCTGTGACGCCCGTCTGCTGGACGGTTCCCGTGTCAACGCAGTCATCCCGCCGCTGGCAATCGACGGCCCCTCGCTCTCCATTCGTAAGTTTTCCGCTGATCCGCTGGAGGTTCAGGACCTCATCGGTTTCAACTCCCTGACCGACGGCATGGCCAAGCTCATGGACGGCATCGTCAAGGCGCGCCTCAACGTGCTCATCTCCGGCGGTACCGGTTCCGGTAAGACCACCCTGCTCAACTGCCTCTCCCGCAACATCCCCGAAGACGAACGCATCGTCACCATCGAGGACGCAGCAGAATTGCAGCTCAAGCAGGACCACGTAGTTCGTCTGGAAACCCGCCCGGCCAACATCGAGGGACGCGGCGAAATCACCATGCGCGATCTGGTCAAGAACTGTCTGCGTATGCGCCCCGACCGCATCATCGTTGGTGAGTGTCGTTCTTCCGAAGCGCTGGACATGCTCCAGGCCATGAACACCGGTCACGACGGTTCCCTGACCACCATTCACGCCAACACCCCACGCGACGCCCTGATGCGACTGGAAACCATGGTCTCCATGGCGGGCCTGAACCTCTCGCCCATTTCCATGAAGCGCTACATTTCCTCGGCCGTGGACGTCATCATTCAGGCCACCCGTCTGGTGGACGGTACCCGTAAGGTCATCTCCATTCAGGAAATCACCGGCATGGAAGGCGACATGATCACCATGCAGGAAATCTTCGCCTTCGAACAAACCAACGTGAACAAGCAGGGCAAGGTGGAAGGGTTCTTCACCGCTCGCGGTATCCGTCCGAAGTTCGCCCAGCAACTCGACCGCATGGGCTTCTCCTTCCCGGCATCCATGTTCGAAGCAGCCCCTCAGGCTCGGAGAAAGGAGTAAGCCATGTCGTTACCCCTGATCGTCGCCGCTGGTTGCACCCTCGTTTTCTTCATTCTGGCCATGGGCATTGCCGCCCTGTTCCGTGCCGGTCGTGATGAAGCCGAAGACAAGGTCAAGAAGCGCCTCAAGCAGTTCGCCCTGACCGAAGTGGAATCCGAATCCATCGATCTCGTACTCAAGGAATCCTCCATGAGTGAGATGCCGTGGTTCAACAATTTCCTCTCTTCCCTCCAGTTCGCCGCCAACCTGAACAAGCTCATCGCACAGGGAAAGGCCAAGGGCTCCGCAGGTGTCTACCTGCTCCTCTGTGCCCTGCTCGGCATGGGCGGCATCTACATCGGCGTCTCCATGGCCGAACGCATCTGGGTGGCGGCCATCCTCGGATATTTCTTCGGCTCCATTCCGGTACAATATCTCCGCTTCCTCAAGAACCGCCGCATGGACCGCTTTCAGAAGCAGCTTCCCGATGCTCTGGATCTCATGAGCCGCGCCCTCAAGGCAGGCCACACCTTTGGTGGCGGCATGCGCATGGTGGCGGACGAATTCGACGATCCCATGGGTAGCGAAATGCGCACCACGCTGGAAGAGATCAACTTCGGCATGGACGTGGACCGCGCCCTGTCCAACCTGCAATCCCGCGTGGCCGTGGACGACCTGAAGTTCTTCGTGGTGTCCGTGAACATCCAGCGCGAGACCGGCGGTAACCTGGCAGAGATCATCTCCAACATCGCACGCCTGGTACGTGAACGTTTCGTCCTGTTCGGCAAGGTCAAGGTCCTGTCCGCAGAAGGTCGCCTCTCCGCGCTGCTGCTGTCAGCCCTGCCCTTCGTGGTCGTGGCCATGATGTACACCATCAACCCCGACTACATGTCCCTGTTGTGGACCACGGAACTCGGCCGGGCCATGGCCTGGGGCGCTGCCATCTCAATGCTTATCGGCGTCTCCATCATGCGCCGCATGGTCAAGATCAAGGTGTAGGAGGCAAGCTATGAATCCTGAACTCTTCCCCTACATCGCAGCAGCCCTCGCCTTCGGTTCCGTGCTTCTGGCCGGATACGGCATCATCGGCTACATCGGCGGCGCAGGCCAGTCCGCCCGCCTCAAGGAACGCGTCTCCGGCACCCCGGCACCGTCTGCCACGGGCGCGCTCTTCGACGACCTGCGCAAGAAGCTCGGTTCCGTATTCGAAAACCTCGGTTCCAAGATCGGCCCCAAGGATGAAAAGGAAGCAGACAAGAACCGCAAGGCATTGATTCAGGCCGGACTGCGCACCCATACCGCCGTGAAGAAGTTCCAGGGCGTCAAGGGTATCCTGGCCCTGCTGCTGGCCGGAGGTTTCCTCGCAGCCCGTTTCCTGATTCTGACCGACCTCTCCATGGTACTGACCATGCTCGGCACCGTGGCTATGGCTTCGGTGGGCGTGTACGGT of the Pseudodesulfovibrio sp. zrk46 genome contains:
- the cpaB gene encoding Flp pilus assembly protein CpaB, with product MSKSTRALIQIALALMLAMAAGVLIFMWTSKVTKQPTQIAAKVETVNVVVAKVVLRRGVKLTPEMLDIKGFTPDSRPGGAFGSVEEVVGRVLNMDVGINDAVTASKLADPSVMGGGVSALIEPGKRAMSVKGNEVMGLAGFVRPGDRVDVIVSMTMGQYDNPVTKLVLERVKVLATGTELSPPDAEGKTASVDVYTLELTPKESERLALAATHGTLNFALRNEQDDAKVLTTGATKKKTIAALRPKAKPRPKQLKRNIVKVEVITGGDSKTLKF
- a CDS encoding type II and III secretion system protein family protein — encoded protein: MSRVFHTINIFILTAMLVGLINGLAHADVEIMNSEAPGVIRIVLDKSTILNTDRPISRVSLAQPGAASIVVLSPTQIYITGQELGTTTLTLWQGKNVSAVYDLVITPDVTRLKRMIHEILPEEKGIQVLSSGESITLSGTVTNTGNLTSVLSLAEAEAPEKVVNLLRVGGVQQVMLEVRVAEMSRTAMKRMGVNLAATFSNFTMYSFLNNLTSLGRQTSGLGAVNYIELTEKINGVVQYSSGNIAVNGLLDALKAHGLARVLAEPNLTCVSGESADFLVGGEIPIPIPSTFGVGIEFKPFGIGLEFTPTVLSSGSINLMVSPEVSELDYTNALRYEGFEIPALTTRKATTVIDLADGQSFAIAGLISESLKENNHRFPILGDVPVLGSLFRSSDFEKNKTELVIIVTARLAKPIDLDRQTLPGQNFKEPSDYEFYMLGLLEGQEDKKSVVQAKNINKPAAGTVVRPENGFDGDFGHSWPK
- a CDS encoding type II secretion system F family protein; this encodes MSLPLIVAAGCTLVFFILAMGIAALFRAGRDEAEDKVKKRLKQFALTEVESESIDLVLKESSMSEMPWFNNFLSSLQFAANLNKLIAQGKAKGSAGVYLLLCALLGMGGIYIGVSMAERIWVAAILGYFFGSIPVQYLRFLKNRRMDRFQKQLPDALDLMSRALKAGHTFGGGMRMVADEFDDPMGSEMRTTLEEINFGMDVDRALSNLQSRVAVDDLKFFVVSVNIQRETGGNLAEIISNIARLVRERFVLFGKVKVLSAEGRLSALLLSALPFVVVAMMYTINPDYMSLLWTTELGRAMAWGAAISMLIGVSIMRRMVKIKV
- a CDS encoding CpaF family protein, which translates into the protein MSLAARLNRKSAKSAKSGPVPANTKSGSKKGKTELADHYFDVKTRIHDRLIDMIDLSLLDSLSETEMRSEIAKVAEGLLWEEFQNAPLNLAERKRMLSEIQDEVIGLGPLEPYVKDPTVNDILVNGFNQVYVERSGKLELTPARFKDDDHLRKIIDRIVSLVGRRIDESQPLCDARLLDGSRVNAVIPPLAIDGPSLSIRKFSADPLEVQDLIGFNSLTDGMAKLMDGIVKARLNVLISGGTGSGKTTLLNCLSRNIPEDERIVTIEDAAELQLKQDHVVRLETRPANIEGRGEITMRDLVKNCLRMRPDRIIVGECRSSEALDMLQAMNTGHDGSLTTIHANTPRDALMRLETMVSMAGLNLSPISMKRYISSAVDVIIQATRLVDGTRKVISIQEITGMEGDMITMQEIFAFEQTNVNKQGKVEGFFTARGIRPKFAQQLDRMGFSFPASMFEAAPQARRKE
- a CDS encoding cellulose synthase operon protein YhjQ/BcsQ — protein: MNNRIIPVTLALNDREEQKKLERMIASSYMVRLADEDADEMGVLIYEPGDSVDEDFPHIIHALESGNAEDVFLAGDHADPDLLIRAMRSGIREFLQFPIEENDFRAAIMRTAMRGSLESDEHERGKIITVLGGKSGLGTTTTAVNLAWALNKRAPGRTLLLDLRRPSGEVPYFLDLKYEYNWGALTEDISRLDATYLHSVVAEHESGLNVLPGPTGGDKPDSQSMQLIMEQLRRIYDFVIVDTAYPDDEVLPREVEQADHILIVMQLSLPCIARSSRLMDSIRAQDPDAERRMQLIATRVPKDSTISISDASDVLSRDIPWTIGEDASSALSALNQGTPLLDAYPKSQAAKAIMDLADSLDHRKEEQKKSFRLPFASLFRRKKKGAVNDTLAGAAS